One part of the Glycine max cultivar Williams 82 chromosome 14, Glycine_max_v4.0, whole genome shotgun sequence genome encodes these proteins:
- the LOC102669767 gene encoding uncharacterized protein, producing MKSLEKNILLWYQIYDPSSSFRKLNRSSPSSLLFLLLLLTAMTDNKSSFHPALAVSNIRNHIFITLEMENVQYSTWAELLKITAHSHKVLHHIISPTNDKAKVPAIEDEKELWSTLDATVLSWLYATISNDLLHTIIEPDATAMDAWNKLRDIFQDNKHSHEVTLEAEFSNTKMENFPNTSAYCQRLKSLADQLKNVGAPVSESRLVIQLVSGLTSAYRGVGTLIRQCDPLPPFY from the coding sequence ATGAAATCACTtgagaaaaatattcttttatggTATCAGATTTACGatccttcttcttcattccgcAAGCTAAATCGCAGTTCCCCTTCATCtctcttatttcttcttcttcttctcaccgCCATGACGGACAACAAGAGTTCTTTTCATCCAGCTCTTGCGGTTTCCAATATACGGAACCATATCTTCATCACTCTTGAAATGGAGAATGTCCAGTACTCTACATGGGCGGAGCTTTTAAAAATTACTGCACATTCTCATAAGGTTCTTCATCACATTATTTCTCCTACCAACGACAAAGCGAAGGTACCTGCGATTGAGGATGAAAAGGAATTATGGTCAACTCTTGATGCTACGGTTCTTTCTTGGCTTTATGCAACCATCTCCAATGACTTGTTGCATACAATTATTGAACCCGATGCCACGGCCATGGATGCTTGGAATAAGTTGAGAGATATTTTCCAAGACAACAAACATTCCCATGAGGTAACTCTTGAGGCCGAATTCTCCAATACTAAGATGGAGAATTTTCCAAATACTTCGGCATATTGTCAACGTCTCAAGTCCCTTGCTGATCAGTTGAAAAATGTTGGAGCACCGGTGTCTGAGAGCCGCCTTGTCATTCAACTTGTTTCGGGTCTCACAAGTGCATATCGAGGTGTAGGGACTTTAATTCGGCAATGTGATCCTCTACCTCCATTTTATTAG
- the LOC100782658 gene encoding pathogenesis-related thaumatin-like protein 3.5, translating to MALHLQTILPFTLVLAIILSGQRTCECARVFTIVNYCKETLWPAVTPGENFNGGGFVLKPGQSTVFTAPVSWSGRIWARTGCKFNQNGNGNCQTGSCGTTLKCSASGKTPASLAEFTLAQVDYYDVSLVDGFNVPLFVKPINGKGNCTTAGCDSDLRATCPNELAVKVNGKTVGCRSACDVYNTDEYCCRGNYGNPSTCNPTFYSKKFKEACPTSYSYAYDDPTSIFTCSGTDYVVAFCASRKQQVCSYHSNKLHCSGSLGLKSLTGRWWIVMMITVFSVLSLWIGF from the exons ATGGCATTGCATCTTCAAACGATCTTACCATTCACTTTGGTTCTAGCAATAATTTTATCAG GGCAAAGAACATGCGAGTGCGCCAGAGTTTTCACCATAGTAAACTACTGCAAGGAGACCCTGTGGCCGGCAGTGACACCGGGAGAAAACTTCAATGGCGGCGGCTTCGTCCTAAAGCCGGGCCAATCCACCGTGTTCACCGCCCCGGTCAGCTGGAGCGGCCGCATTTGGGCTCGAACCGGTTGCAAGTTCAACCAAAACGGAAATGGAAACTGCCAAACCGGTTCATGCGGCACAACCCTAAAATGCTCAGCCTCGGGGAAAACGCCAGCATCACTAGCGGAATTCACTTTAGCACAAGTTGACTACTACGACGTTAGCCTCGTTGATGGCTTCAATGTGCCCCTTTTCGTTAAGCCCATTAACGGAAAGGGAAACTGCACCACTGCTGGGTGTGACTCTGACCTCAGAGCCACTTGCCCCAACGAGCTTGCTGTTAAAGTTAACGGCAAAACCGTCGGGTGTCGTAGTGCTTGTGATGTGTATAACACTGATGAGTATTGCTGCAGAGGGAATTATGGGAATCCCTCTACATGCAATCCCACGTTTTATTCGAAGAAGTTTAAGGAGGCATGTCCAACTTCTTACAGCTATGCTTATGATGATCCAACTAGTATTTTCACTTGTTCTGGGACGGATTATGTGGTAGCCTTCTGTGCTTCCAG GAAACAACAGGTATGCTCTTATCATAGTAACAAGCTTCACTGCAGTGGATCACTAGGGTTGAAATCGCTAACTGGAAGGTGGTGGATCGTGATGATGATAACAGTGTTTTCGGTGCTTAGTTTGTGGATTGGATTCTAG